In a genomic window of Paraburkholderia phenazinium:
- a CDS encoding NADPH-dependent FMN reductase has translation MFVYKLMKTSFKFVGLSGSLRQASFSSTVLNAFGQQLHSHGHGLDLLNIGDFPHYNQDIEEAGLPAAVATGRHLVEQSDGVVIVAPEFNHGIPGVLKNALDWLSRPAFASCFENKPVIFCTISPGALGGVRAQYQLRETLSSMLCHVVPMPEIVIPHVNKKVENGVFTDKPTLDFISNSIRRLIQAIELRRTAQDQVSAIEA, from the coding sequence TTGTTCGTCTACAAGCTCATGAAAACATCGTTCAAATTTGTTGGCCTGTCGGGTAGCCTGCGTCAGGCGTCTTTCTCGTCCACCGTGCTGAACGCGTTCGGCCAGCAGCTTCACTCCCACGGGCACGGTCTCGATCTGTTGAATATCGGCGACTTCCCGCACTACAACCAGGATATCGAAGAAGCCGGTCTGCCGGCAGCGGTCGCAACGGGACGCCACCTCGTCGAGCAAAGCGACGGCGTCGTCATTGTTGCGCCGGAGTTCAATCACGGCATACCTGGTGTCCTGAAGAACGCCTTGGACTGGCTCTCCCGGCCCGCATTTGCGAGCTGCTTCGAGAACAAGCCGGTTATCTTCTGCACGATCTCGCCGGGCGCGCTTGGGGGCGTCCGCGCGCAGTATCAACTGCGGGAAACGCTGAGTTCAATGCTTTGCCACGTTGTGCCTATGCCGGAAATCGTCATTCCGCACGTCAACAAGAAGGTCGAAAACGGGGTCTTCACGGACAAGCCGACCCTCGACTTCATCTCGAACTCTATCAGGCGACTGATCCAGGCGATCGAGCTCCGCCGAACTGCGCAGGACCAGGTGTCTGCGATCGAAGCCTGA
- a CDS encoding VOC family protein produces MPLIDHLDHLVLTCVDPEATRHFYTQVMQMEPETFGAGRLAFRFGNQKINLHVRGSEFEPKAHIPVPGALDLCFIAAVPLDDVIRHLNKVEWPIVEGPVERTGATQKIRSVYVRDPDLNLIEISELLN; encoded by the coding sequence ATGCCATTGATTGACCACCTTGATCATCTGGTTCTGACCTGTGTCGACCCCGAGGCGACCCGGCACTTCTACACCCAGGTCATGCAGATGGAACCCGAGACGTTCGGCGCGGGCCGGCTGGCTTTCCGATTCGGCAATCAGAAGATCAACCTTCACGTTCGCGGATCCGAATTCGAACCGAAGGCACACATCCCCGTGCCCGGCGCACTCGACTTGTGCTTCATTGCCGCCGTCCCGCTCGACGATGTGATCAGGCATCTGAACAAGGTGGAGTGGCCGATCGTCGAGGGGCCGGTTGAACGCACCGGCGCCACGCAGAAGATCCGCTCGGTGTACGTGCGCGATCCCGATCTCAACCTGATCGAAATTTCCGAACTCTTGAACTGA
- a CDS encoding D-2-hydroxyacid dehydrogenase, whose amino-acid sequence MPNAPAPLKVVFLDRATISPQTVLKALPFPHSLEVFQNTPAESVAVRIANADIVIVNKVRLTRSDLEQAKHLKMIAIAATGTDNVDLTTCRERGIVVSNIRNYATHTVPEHTFALIFALRRSLVAYRDAVSAGRWLEANQFCFFDFPIRDLSGTTLGIIGDGALGRAVADIGRALGLRVLFSAYKGRADMGPLYTPFQEMLETSDIISLHCPLTPATRDLIGKAEFLQMKRKPLLINTARGGLVNETALVAALKSGMISGAGFDVVTQEPMPLDHPFQEILSHPGFVLTPHVAWASDEAIQALADQLIDNIAAFQAGNPGHVVSLA is encoded by the coding sequence ATGCCAAACGCTCCCGCCCCCCTGAAGGTCGTCTTCCTTGACCGCGCAACCATTTCCCCCCAAACCGTACTCAAGGCACTCCCCTTCCCGCATTCCCTTGAGGTTTTCCAAAACACGCCCGCTGAGTCGGTTGCGGTTCGCATCGCGAATGCGGATATCGTCATCGTGAACAAGGTTCGCCTCACCCGTTCGGACCTGGAACAGGCGAAGCACCTGAAAATGATCGCCATCGCCGCGACAGGTACCGACAATGTCGACCTCACGACCTGTCGCGAGCGGGGAATCGTGGTGAGCAACATCCGGAACTACGCCACGCACACCGTCCCCGAGCACACGTTTGCGCTGATCTTTGCACTGCGGCGCAGCCTCGTGGCCTACCGCGACGCGGTCAGCGCCGGCCGCTGGCTGGAGGCGAACCAGTTCTGCTTCTTCGACTTTCCCATCCGCGACCTGAGCGGCACCACGCTGGGAATCATCGGCGATGGGGCGCTCGGACGCGCCGTTGCCGATATCGGACGCGCGCTCGGACTTCGCGTTCTCTTCTCCGCTTATAAAGGCCGCGCGGATATGGGTCCGCTCTATACACCGTTCCAGGAGATGCTTGAGACGAGCGACATCATTTCCTTGCATTGTCCCTTGACGCCCGCCACGCGGGACCTGATCGGGAAAGCCGAATTTCTTCAGATGAAGCGCAAGCCGCTGCTGATCAACACCGCGCGCGGCGGGTTGGTGAACGAGACCGCACTCGTTGCAGCCTTGAAGTCGGGGATGATCTCGGGGGCCGGCTTCGATGTCGTGACGCAAGAACCGATGCCGCTCGACCATCCGTTCCAGGAAATCCTGTCGCACCCTGGTTTTGTTCTGACGCCGCACGTGGCGTGGGCGAGCGACGAAGCGATTCAGGCGCTGGCCGATCAACTCATCGACAACATCGCCGCATTTCAGGCCGGCAACCCCGGGCACGTCGTGTCGCTCGCCTAA